A section of the Triticum dicoccoides isolate Atlit2015 ecotype Zavitan chromosome 7A, WEW_v2.0, whole genome shotgun sequence genome encodes:
- the LOC119334043 gene encoding dual specificity protein phosphatase PHS1-like gives MTKNWKANGDASRGLRLTMKLKEFNKYAKVDSELNKEIEQWNDMLRTDVVKLCHDNNFNTGFFEGIDNSVAVDAYELKVRLEHLLERISLISDAASTERPSQITDHMYIGGALAAQSTYTLQHLGITHVLCLCANEIGQSESQKPCLFDYRNFSINDDENAEITDVFQDACDFIDFVEHLRGKVLVHCFEGKSRSATVVLAYLMLRKNCTLLEAWNMLKKVHRRAHPNDGFAKVLLDLDKKLHGKTSMEWQHKRPAMKVCPICGKNAGLSSSSLKLHLQKAHRKISSGSVDSAMSLEIQKAIEALKTG, from the exons ATGACCAAGAATTGGAAAGCAAATGGCGATGCATCCCGTGGTCTACGATTGACGATGAAGCTCAAGGAATTTAACAAGTATGCCAAG GTAGACAGTGAGTTAAACAAagaaatagaacaatggaatgacATGCTTAGGACTGATGTTGTAAAATTGTGTCATGACAACAATTTTAACACAGGCTTCTTTGAAGGGATAGATAATAGTGTTGCTGTTGATGCTTATGAGTTGAAG GTCCGTCTTGAGCACCTTCTTGAGAGGATATCATTGATTTCTGATGCTGCAAGTACAGAACGTCCTTCTCAGATCACAGATCACATGTatattggtggtgctctagctgctCAGTCGACATACACACTTCAACACCTTGGCATCACCCATGTATTGTGCTTGTGTGCGAATGAAATTGGACAGTCGGAATCTCAGAAGCCTTGCCTTTTTGACTATCGAAACTTCTCA ATAAATGATGATGAAAATGCGGAAATCACTGATGTCTTCCAAGATGCATGTGATTTCATTGATTTTGTTGAGCACCTACGCGGCAAAGTTCTAGTGCATTGTTTTGAAGGAAAAAGTCGAAGTGCAACTGTTGTTCTTGCTTACCTAATGCTTAGAAA AAATTGTACTCTTCTAGAAGCATGGAACATGCTGAAGAAGGTGCACCGACGTGCGCACCCCAATGACGGATTTGCCAAAGTCTTGCTGGATCTTGACAAGAAGCTGCACGGTAAAACCTCCATGGAGTGGCAGCACAAGAGGCCTGCAATGAAAGTGTGCCCCATTTGTGGTAAGAATGCTGGCCTCAGCAGTAGCTCACTCAAGCTGCACCTACAGAAGGCGCACCGAAAGATATCGTCGGGAAGCGTAGACTCGGCAATGTCCTTGGAGATACAGAAGGCGATAGAGGCATTGAAGACAGGGTGA